The following DNA comes from Deltaproteobacteria bacterium.
AACCCTCCAAGGATGAACCGGGTTTACATAGAAAGCCTTGCCCACACCGGGAAAATTTCCTTCCAATCCGCAGGAGAGAAACCTAAAGCGGCAGCGACTGCCATAGTGGAGGAGATAGAGGTATTCTTACCCTTAAAGGGATTAATTAACCTTGATGATGAAGAAAAGCGGATTAAAAAGGAAATCTCCAAAGTAGAAGAAGAAATGACCCGGACGAATCTGAAACTGCATAACGAAGAATTTTTAGGCAAAGCCCGTTTAGAGGCAGTAGAGAAAGAAAAGGGAAAAGCGAGAACCTTGGCGGAAAAGGGAGCCAAGCTGCAAGAAGGGTTGGAAAGAGTACAAGGGTGGAAGAAGGGAATCTAACGATTGCGGAATGCAGAATGCAGATTGCGGAATGCGAAGTGCGAAATATTTTAACTCCGCATTCCGAATTTCGCATTTCGAATTTGAAAGGAGTTTCGTATGTATTTTCCCGTTTATCGTCCGAGGCGTTTGAGAAAGAATGAGACTTTCAGGAGAATGATTCGGGAGACGAAATTATCCGGGGATGATTTCATCTACCCTCTCTTCGTTATTCACGGCCGGAAAGCCAGAAACGAGATTCGCTCCATGCCCGGGATCGCCCAACTGTCCGTGGACTTGGCTGTCAAGGAAGCGGAAGAGGCTTTCAACCTGGGTATTCCGGCAGTCATCCTCTTCGGTATACCCAAAAAAAAAGATCCCCGGGGCTCCGAAGCCTATGCCCGTTCCGGAATCATCCAACAAGCCATCCGGGCCATCAAAGACAGGCTTCCGGAGCTCGTGGTCATTACGGACATTTGCCTCTGTGAATATACCAGCCATGGGCACTGCGGAGTTGTGATCAAGGATCAGGTGGATAATGATGCCACCCTCGACCTTTTGGCCAAAATGTCTCTCTCCCACGCCGAAGCCGGCGCGGATATGGTCGCTCCCTCAGACATGATGGATGGGAGGGTAAAGGTAATCCGCGAGATTCTTGATCAGAACGGCTTGGAAAACATTCCCATCATGTCCTACGCGGCCAAGCATGCCTCGGGATTTTACGGTCCTTTCCAGGAGGCCGCGGAATCCACGCCTCAATTTGGAGACCGCAGATCTTACCAAATGGACCCGGCCAATGCCCGTGAAGCTCTGCGGGAAGCAGGGCTGGATATTCAGGAGGGGGCGGATATCATCATGGTTAAACCGGCGCTTTCTTACCTGGACATTATCCGCGCGGTACGGGAGGAATTCAATATTCCCGTTGGGGCGTACAACGTAAGTGGAGAGTATTCCATGATCAAAGCCGCAGCGCAGCGCGGATGGTTGGATGAAGAACGCGTGATGATGGAAGTCCTCACGTCCATCAAACGAGCCGGTGCCGACCTGATTTTAACTTACTTTGCCAAGGAAGCGACGAAGGTATTGCAAAGGTAAACGTAAAGTGTTAAACGTAAGGTGCAAGGTGCAATC
Coding sequences within:
- the hemB gene encoding porphobilinogen synthase produces the protein MYFPVYRPRRLRKNETFRRMIRETKLSGDDFIYPLFVIHGRKARNEIRSMPGIAQLSVDLAVKEAEEAFNLGIPAVILFGIPKKKDPRGSEAYARSGIIQQAIRAIKDRLPELVVITDICLCEYTSHGHCGVVIKDQVDNDATLDLLAKMSLSHAEAGADMVAPSDMMDGRVKVIREILDQNGLENIPIMSYAAKHASGFYGPFQEAAESTPQFGDRRSYQMDPANAREALREAGLDIQEGADIIMVKPALSYLDIIRAVREEFNIPVGAYNVSGEYSMIKAAAQRGWLDEERVMMEVLTSIKRAGADLILTYFAKEATKVLQR